In the genome of Dyadobacter fermentans DSM 18053, the window TCGGCGCGGACATTATTATGGCGTTCGACGAATGCACGCCTTACCCTTGCGAATTCACCTATGCGCGCAAATCGATGGAAATGACGCACCGCTGGCTCACGCGGTGCTGCGACCGTTTCGACAGCACCGAGCCGCGCTACGGACACAGCCAGACGTTATTCCCTATCGTTCAGGGGAGTGTCTACAAAGACCTCCGCAAGCAGTCGGCAGAGTTTATCGCTTCTGCCGGGCGCGAAGGCAATGCCATCGGCGGTCTTTCGGTAGGCGAGCCGGCTGAGATCATGTATGAACTCACCGAGGTGGTATGCGATATTTTGCCCAGGAACAAGCCGCGTTATCTAATGGGCGTAGGTACCCCCGCCAACATTCTCGAATGCATTGCGCTCGGGGTGGATATGTTCGATTGTGTAATGCCTACCCGCAATGCACGCAATGGCATGATTTTTACAACGGAAGGAATCATTAATATTCGGAACGAAAAGTGGAAAGACGATTTGTCACCGATAGACGCCGGACTTGGAGGGCACGTTAGTACATTTTACAGTAAAGCCTATCTGAGGCATCTTGTAAAATCCGGGGAAATGCTCGGAGCGCAGATTGCGAGCATCCATAACCTGACATTCTATTTGTGGCTGGTTAACAGTGCGAGAGAGAAAATTATCGACGGAAGTTTCGCTTCATGGAAGCGGGAAATAGAAAAAAAATTGAATCAACGGCTTTGAAAGTTCAAAAAAGGAGGTTTCTTTCGGGTAAAATTTGAATTAAATATCAGGAAACTTTTCCATTTGTATCAACTTGCGGTTGATTAAGTGATATTGTTAACCTATTTTTGTGCGCACTAGGCATTTGGTTAATGTTGCGATTAGCCGTGAAATAAATATATAACTTTACTCATAAAATTGGATATAGATCAATCCTAGTTAATCTTAATAACGCTAACTTGAATAGTATGAAAAAAGTATCCCAGTTGATTGGTTCGTTTGCCTTGGGAGCAATGATGGCGCTGCCTTCATTCGCACAG includes:
- the tgt gene encoding tRNA guanosine(34) transglycosylase Tgt, translated to MKFTLQVEDPHSKARAGLIETDHGVIQTPIFMPVGTAGTVKAVHQRELKEDVKAQIILGNTYHLYLRPGLDLMEKAGGLHAFNGWDRPILTDSGGYQVYSLAGTGRKINEEGVVFKSHIDGGVHTFTPENVMDIQRTIGADIIMAFDECTPYPCEFTYARKSMEMTHRWLTRCCDRFDSTEPRYGHSQTLFPIVQGSVYKDLRKQSAEFIASAGREGNAIGGLSVGEPAEIMYELTEVVCDILPRNKPRYLMGVGTPANILECIALGVDMFDCVMPTRNARNGMIFTTEGIINIRNEKWKDDLSPIDAGLGGHVSTFYSKAYLRHLVKSGEMLGAQIASIHNLTFYLWLVNSAREKIIDGSFASWKREIEKKLNQRL